The following coding sequences are from one Candidatus Nitronereus thalassa window:
- a CDS encoding ethylbenzene dehydrogenase-related protein, protein MKIRGKITRFQMATGLGIVVVAMVLGWFEIPVVSSQGIVIRSHFREGEVPSFPSDKDWESLAPIPIPLSGQIITRPVWPEPSAKVISVRSIHNGQDISFLIEWQDATKNEQLTPGVFRDGAALALPLGDAPAFFCMGQLDHYVNIWHWKADWQSDVDRRAARAKERKRQEGGIRRFEVIPRRPSSVEDLIGGGFSTLTSKSSQGTIKGQAEWKNGFWRVVMKRPLTQQGDDKENEATLIPGRMQAVSFAVWNGEYKERNGQKAVASWLQLLVDPVGGPPSLQKS, encoded by the coding sequence GTGAAGATTCGAGGAAAAATCACGCGGTTCCAAATGGCCACGGGTTTAGGCATTGTTGTGGTGGCCATGGTTTTGGGTTGGTTCGAGATTCCCGTGGTCAGTAGCCAAGGCATTGTCATCCGTTCTCACTTTCGTGAAGGGGAGGTTCCTTCTTTTCCTTCCGATAAGGATTGGGAATCCCTAGCTCCCATTCCGATCCCTCTGAGTGGGCAGATTATCACTCGCCCCGTCTGGCCAGAACCAAGCGCAAAGGTTATCTCCGTTCGTTCCATTCATAATGGACAAGACATTTCCTTTCTCATTGAATGGCAGGATGCCACCAAAAATGAGCAACTCACTCCAGGAGTGTTTCGCGATGGTGCCGCGTTGGCATTGCCACTTGGAGATGCGCCAGCCTTTTTTTGCATGGGCCAACTGGATCACTATGTGAATATTTGGCATTGGAAAGCGGATTGGCAAAGTGACGTCGATCGTCGGGCCGCACGGGCAAAAGAACGGAAACGACAAGAAGGCGGCATCAGGCGGTTTGAAGTGATTCCCCGTCGTCCCTCGTCGGTAGAAGATTTGATAGGAGGAGGGTTTAGTACGCTGACGAGTAAGTCCAGTCAGGGAACGATCAAGGGGCAAGCGGAATGGAAAAATGGGTTTTGGCGGGTTGTGATGAAACGTCCTTTGACTCAGCAAGGTGATGATAAAGAAAACGAAGCCACGCTCATCCCTGGAAGAATGCAGGCGGTATCCTTTGCCGTATGGAATGGGGAATATAAGGAACGGAATGGCCAGAAAGCCGTGGCCTCATGGCTCCAACTTCTCGTCGATCCCGTCGGTGGACCACCTTCCCTACAGAAATCATGA
- a CDS encoding PDZ domain-containing protein: MMWKDWYWKKSEFMITLPFLQKNHTGFLCPGFRIFLVGLLCLGLLNVPGLVLAGAPEMTEDRAFALAEEFGVDVGEVDEEIRKILGLLKAEGVVVFAVIGNTAADLAGIKSKSIIKEVDGMEIHTILDLGKALEKALPTQNFSVATYEPADIDDQGIGGGLNFHLVRIQKE, translated from the coding sequence TTGATGTGGAAAGATTGGTATTGGAAAAAATCAGAATTCATGATTACCCTTCCTTTTTTACAAAAAAATCACACCGGCTTTCTTTGCCCAGGATTTCGGATATTTCTCGTAGGCCTTCTTTGTCTTGGATTACTCAATGTGCCTGGGCTGGTTTTGGCAGGGGCACCCGAAATGACGGAAGATCGAGCCTTCGCTCTTGCCGAGGAATTTGGGGTGGACGTTGGGGAGGTGGATGAGGAGATCAGGAAAATTTTAGGATTGCTTAAGGCTGAAGGGGTGGTGGTGTTTGCGGTTATTGGCAATACCGCGGCTGATCTTGCAGGAATTAAGTCCAAATCGATTATTAAGGAAGTCGATGGCATGGAAATCCACACAATTTTAGACCTCGGAAAGGCCCTAGAGAAAGCCTTGCCGACCCAAAATTTTTCTGTGGCGACGTACGAGCCCGCTGATATCGATGATCAAGGAATTGGTGGGGGTCTCAACTTTCACCTGGTTCGCATTCAAAAGGAATAG
- a CDS encoding tetratricopeptide repeat protein: MEQQDVVTEAQSQGAEDAPQSEEQLTPDQEIAELEKLLSEEPDDFQARCRLGELYFGKGRMDEALTEVKKAIEMAEGLRVEMDRSLAMYYSNLGTIYGTKGMMDDACQQFERALELNKYDVLSLFNLGRLLSEKKEYMKAKEYFERLIEVTPEDPIAWYNLAGVYEQLDNPQISDFNTLDMAVQAYMKVLEFDPAHLESSFKLMDIAFTLKKTDMAVKVMEDAVDHSPDEPLAYYNLINTYEKCKMFEQAEEARQRLKQRFAKRTKEGNPS; encoded by the coding sequence ATGGAACAGCAAGATGTCGTCACGGAAGCACAAAGTCAGGGGGCGGAGGATGCGCCTCAATCAGAAGAGCAACTAACTCCGGATCAGGAAATCGCCGAACTCGAGAAGCTGCTTAGCGAAGAGCCCGATGATTTTCAAGCTCGATGCCGCCTGGGGGAATTATATTTCGGTAAAGGGCGAATGGATGAGGCGCTGACTGAGGTCAAAAAGGCCATTGAAATGGCAGAGGGCTTGAGAGTTGAAATGGACCGGTCACTGGCCATGTATTATTCCAACTTGGGGACGATTTATGGAACCAAGGGAATGATGGATGATGCCTGTCAGCAGTTCGAACGAGCACTGGAATTGAATAAATATGATGTGTTGTCTTTATTCAATTTGGGGAGGCTTCTCAGCGAAAAAAAGGAATATATGAAGGCAAAGGAGTACTTTGAGCGACTGATTGAAGTGACTCCGGAGGATCCCATTGCCTGGTATAATTTGGCGGGGGTCTATGAACAATTGGATAACCCGCAAATTTCGGATTTCAATACCCTGGACATGGCGGTCCAAGCCTATATGAAAGTGTTGGAATTTGATCCAGCGCATTTAGAGTCCAGCTTCAAATTGATGGATATTGCCTTTACCTTGAAAAAGACCGATATGGCCGTCAAAGTCATGGAAGACGCTGTCGATCATAGTCCGGATGAACCGTTGGCGTACTACAATCTTATTAACACGTATGAAAAGTGTAAAATGTTTGAACAGGCGGAAGAGGCTAGGCAGCGATTAAAGCAGCGGTTTGCCAAGAGGACCAAGGAAGGGAATCCGAGTTAA
- a CDS encoding B12-binding domain-containing radical SAM protein, with the protein MKVSLLFPPSWHPSQPYLSLPCLTAFLDQAGITEKRQRDLNIEMLDTILTRTYGLLVYERLVDKLKQLEKTREGEFGPGSDEHYAKVVEALDRFPHLIDEIEPAKASLRCEEFYDINRYRECLFLIDRWLEVVSSIYFPTRLTVVDNQLSYSIYSSRDIVKAVKDEEQNPYIELYRQYFLQSILDDQPDLVGISITATSQIIPGLTLSRLIKEANPEIHVTIGGSIFTRLVDNLRRCERLFQLTDDFIVFEGETALLELVNQLAGHKNFAKVPNLIYRHEGKVIVNQPFYSENLAQHPAPNYDGFPLNQYLAPKTVLPVQFSRGCYYKDCAFCALTLDHQNFRQKDPVKVVDELQYLSKKYDTPFFFFTDECLALSPARRLCKEITSRNFDIQWTAEFRFEKNLSRELLTQLRDAGCHKIVFGLETYNKRMMDFMQKGITQESVQRICVDCVDLGIAVHCYVIVGFPTETQEEALETMNFIVENTNLNSSYGFSCQPCLFDLEKEAPIMSDPGGYGVQRIMRPAAEDLSLGFFYEVKEGMTPEEAEKLYQYVYEKISEVVVELPFNYSMADGLLYIARHKKQHAAEFSSVS; encoded by the coding sequence GTGAAAGTATCGCTGTTGTTTCCACCAAGTTGGCACCCTTCTCAACCGTACTTAAGCCTCCCCTGTTTAACTGCCTTTCTTGATCAAGCCGGGATTACCGAAAAAAGGCAACGAGATCTTAATATTGAAATGCTGGATACCATCCTGACCCGTACCTATGGGTTGTTGGTCTATGAACGGTTGGTTGATAAACTGAAGCAATTAGAGAAAACCAGGGAGGGCGAATTTGGACCCGGCAGCGATGAACACTATGCCAAGGTTGTGGAAGCCTTGGATCGATTTCCCCATTTAATTGACGAAATCGAGCCTGCAAAAGCCTCTCTGCGATGTGAAGAGTTTTATGATATCAATCGATATCGTGAATGTCTGTTTCTCATTGATCGTTGGTTGGAAGTGGTTTCGTCGATCTATTTCCCCACCCGATTGACGGTCGTCGATAACCAACTGAGTTATTCAATTTATTCCTCACGTGATATTGTTAAAGCGGTGAAGGATGAAGAACAGAATCCTTATATTGAACTCTATCGGCAGTACTTTCTTCAATCCATTCTTGACGACCAGCCGGACCTTGTTGGTATTTCCATTACGGCCACTTCTCAAATTATTCCTGGTCTCACCCTCTCTCGTCTGATCAAAGAAGCTAACCCCGAAATTCATGTCACCATCGGTGGAAGTATCTTTACGCGTTTAGTAGATAATTTACGACGCTGTGAACGGTTATTTCAGCTCACGGATGATTTTATTGTATTTGAGGGGGAGACCGCTCTCCTCGAGTTGGTGAATCAACTCGCGGGACATAAGAATTTCGCCAAAGTGCCAAATTTGATTTATCGTCATGAGGGAAAGGTGATCGTCAATCAGCCGTTTTATTCAGAAAATCTTGCACAGCACCCGGCCCCAAATTATGACGGATTTCCGCTTAATCAATATTTGGCTCCCAAAACGGTGTTGCCTGTGCAGTTTTCTCGAGGCTGTTATTACAAGGACTGTGCATTTTGTGCTCTGACTCTCGATCATCAAAATTTTAGACAAAAAGATCCGGTAAAAGTTGTGGATGAATTGCAATATTTATCGAAAAAATATGATACGCCATTCTTCTTTTTTACCGACGAATGCCTCGCGTTATCTCCCGCACGTCGGTTGTGCAAGGAAATCACCAGTCGCAATTTTGATATTCAGTGGACCGCAGAATTTCGGTTTGAAAAAAACCTTTCCCGTGAGTTGTTGACGCAATTGCGGGATGCGGGGTGTCACAAAATCGTCTTTGGTCTCGAAACATATAACAAGCGCATGATGGACTTCATGCAAAAGGGTATTACACAAGAAAGTGTTCAGCGGATTTGCGTGGACTGTGTGGACTTAGGCATTGCTGTGCATTGCTATGTCATTGTCGGCTTCCCCACGGAGACCCAGGAAGAAGCATTGGAAACTATGAACTTTATCGTGGAAAACACGAATTTGAATTCCTCGTATGGGTTTTCTTGTCAGCCCTGCCTATTCGATCTCGAGAAAGAAGCTCCCATTATGAGTGATCCCGGGGGGTATGGAGTTCAACGTATTATGCGTCCGGCAGCGGAGGACCTAAGCCTAGGATTTTTCTATGAGGTCAAAGAGGGAATGACTCCGGAAGAGGCAGAGAAGTTATATCAATATGTCTATGAAAAAATTAGCGAGGTGGTTGTGGAGTTGCCGTTTAACTATTCCATGGCCGATGGGCTCCTTTATATTGCGCGGCATAAAAAACAGCATGCCGCGGAGTTTTCTTCGGTTTCCTGA
- a CDS encoding ethylbenzene dehydrogenase-related protein, giving the protein MRVVQTRNKGLVFGILLSALAVGVMLTLGQVPLAVSQPVTIPVGKISGSIPMDAANPVWETVPGIVVPLSGQTITTPMHPNISVKTVMVKMATNGKEIGVWTNWGDQTLNNTTIGPQDFRDQVAVQFPVQTSGAPPFQCMGQSGGTVNIWRWNAEWQRDLGAGVAGMWDVDNQYPSIAWDFYYEEPAGGVTYPDRIGRSLGPFNPGIWSGNIMSDPNLRKSSVEDLNANGFSTLTTQASQDVIGNGLWEPYGALKGGCCSGPTWRVVFKRSLTTNDSNDVQFKSGASLPVAFAVWDGQNVERNGMKGISTWFTAKMP; this is encoded by the coding sequence ATGAGAGTGGTGCAGACGCGTAACAAAGGACTGGTGTTCGGCATTTTGCTCTCTGCCCTGGCAGTTGGTGTCATGTTGACGCTCGGGCAGGTGCCTCTCGCCGTCAGCCAACCGGTCACAATTCCGGTGGGCAAGATTAGCGGCTCCATCCCAATGGACGCGGCCAATCCCGTTTGGGAAACCGTGCCAGGTATTGTGGTGCCGTTGAGCGGCCAAACCATTACTACCCCTATGCATCCCAATATCTCTGTTAAAACCGTGATGGTGAAAATGGCCACCAATGGTAAAGAGATTGGGGTTTGGACAAACTGGGGTGATCAAACTCTTAATAACACCACTATTGGTCCACAAGATTTTCGTGACCAAGTTGCGGTGCAATTCCCTGTGCAAACCTCTGGTGCGCCACCTTTCCAATGTATGGGGCAATCCGGTGGTACCGTCAATATCTGGCGTTGGAATGCCGAATGGCAAAGAGACCTGGGTGCTGGCGTTGCGGGAATGTGGGATGTGGATAACCAATATCCCTCCATCGCATGGGATTTCTATTATGAGGAACCAGCAGGTGGTGTGACCTACCCAGATCGTATTGGACGGAGCCTTGGCCCATTCAATCCTGGGATTTGGTCTGGTAACATTATGTCTGACCCAAATCTTCGAAAAAGTTCGGTCGAAGATTTGAATGCCAATGGTTTTAGCACGTTGACCACACAAGCTTCACAAGATGTGATCGGCAACGGGTTGTGGGAACCATATGGTGCCTTAAAGGGTGGTTGCTGCAGCGGACCAACCTGGCGGGTGGTGTTCAAGCGTTCACTGACAACCAATGACTCCAACGATGTGCAGTTCAAGTCTGGAGCCAGTCTTCCAGTGGCGTTTGCAGTGTGGGATGGCCAAAATGTCGAACGTAATGGCATGAAAGGCATTTCCACATGGTTTACCGCAAAAATGCCATAA
- a CDS encoding molecular chaperone TorD family protein: MATKLKESQNGVSGISSSAATSVSPLKDSPAVEQALSRSKLYLLLSWSYLYPEDDEFLDYVQSGEFVEDGRAALDSLIKVLGDRGGNEAKESLESIAKHFDEIEEWISSEGVNWGLQDLRDEHRRVFSNVIALDCPPYETLFGNDHVFGQSYVMGDISGFYTAFGLQLSQDIHERLDHLSVELEFLHFLAYKESYALCHDGKEKIQMVIDAEKKFVKEHVGRWVPLFSGMLKKKADFGFYKTIADLTSAWVNFEINFLSVNPQPYSETDYRPANYSNPEGQSFECGAQDKGNELSLLMNEVGAQDYLEKEKPEQGPSGTA; this comes from the coding sequence ATGGCGACGAAATTAAAAGAAAGTCAAAATGGAGTAAGCGGTATTTCAAGTTCTGCTGCCACTTCAGTTTCTCCCCTCAAAGATTCTCCTGCCGTTGAACAAGCCCTATCCCGAAGTAAACTATATCTGTTACTTTCCTGGAGTTATCTCTATCCTGAAGATGATGAATTCCTGGATTATGTGCAGAGTGGAGAGTTCGTTGAAGATGGGAGAGCCGCTCTCGACAGTCTGATTAAAGTATTGGGTGATCGAGGCGGAAATGAAGCCAAAGAAAGTCTTGAGTCCATTGCGAAACACTTTGATGAAATAGAAGAGTGGATTTCCTCTGAGGGGGTCAATTGGGGACTTCAAGATCTTCGGGATGAGCACCGTCGTGTGTTTAGTAATGTGATTGCGTTAGATTGTCCTCCCTACGAAACCTTATTTGGTAATGATCATGTATTTGGCCAATCTTATGTTATGGGGGATATTTCAGGATTCTATACAGCGTTTGGCTTGCAATTGTCGCAAGATATCCATGAACGCCTTGATCATTTGAGTGTAGAGCTCGAATTTCTCCATTTTCTTGCCTATAAAGAATCGTATGCCCTTTGCCATGATGGAAAAGAGAAAATCCAAATGGTTATTGATGCTGAAAAGAAATTTGTGAAAGAGCATGTAGGGCGGTGGGTTCCACTATTTTCTGGAATGTTAAAGAAGAAAGCAGACTTTGGTTTTTATAAAACTATTGCTGATTTGACATCAGCCTGGGTAAATTTCGAAATTAATTTCCTTTCGGTAAATCCTCAACCTTATTCAGAAACGGACTATCGTCCGGCTAACTATTCCAACCCAGAAGGCCAGTCTTTTGAATGTGGGGCACAGGATAAAGGAAATGAATTAAGCCTGTTAATGAATGAGGTGGGGGCTCAGGACTACCTTGAAAAGGAAAAACCGGAGCAGGGTCCATCGGGGACCGCTTAG
- the tatA gene encoding twin-arginine translocase TatA/TatE family subunit, with product MFGSLGITELVLILIIVLIIFGAGKLPQLGEGVGKAIKGFKKSVHEADAIEAEAQAQAAEQTQAHPPMAGQGQAPDPNKVALQIAPASEKAAVPSEQVARPEPVQPSR from the coding sequence ATGTTTGGGAGTTTAGGGATTACAGAACTGGTGTTGATTCTGATTATTGTCCTGATCATATTTGGAGCAGGGAAGTTGCCTCAATTGGGGGAGGGCGTGGGAAAGGCCATCAAAGGCTTTAAAAAATCCGTCCATGAAGCTGATGCCATTGAAGCCGAAGCTCAAGCCCAGGCTGCGGAGCAAACACAGGCTCATCCACCCATGGCTGGTCAGGGGCAGGCTCCGGACCCAAATAAGGTGGCATTGCAAATCGCACCTGCTTCTGAGAAAGCGGCGGTACCATCTGAACAAGTCGCAAGGCCAGAACCGGTCCAACCATCTCGATAA
- a CDS encoding 4Fe-4S dicluster domain-containing protein encodes MSDSSGGKTGNPEAVYGRRNFLKQSAVSLGVTVQEFVKHRDAKPPVQEKPVPIRSDWLRPPGAVGESLFLERCTACGDCVDVCPHDSIQVSQQDERPVIFADQTPCYACEDLPCIDACETEALLPPKGDVSEVKLGIAKVNPRKCTASQGCNACVSKCPTSAITMDFSVFALSVNEEVCVGCGICEYICGSVNDRIAIKVMPIRTFQ; translated from the coding sequence ATGAGTGATTCCTCTGGTGGGAAAACGGGAAATCCTGAGGCAGTATACGGACGGCGGAATTTTTTAAAGCAGTCCGCGGTTTCGCTGGGTGTCACGGTCCAAGAATTTGTTAAACATCGAGATGCCAAACCTCCAGTTCAAGAAAAACCCGTACCCATTCGGAGCGATTGGTTACGTCCACCAGGAGCAGTAGGGGAGTCCCTGTTTCTTGAGCGTTGTACCGCATGCGGAGACTGTGTTGATGTGTGCCCCCATGACAGCATTCAGGTATCTCAGCAAGATGAAAGACCGGTAATATTTGCTGACCAGACCCCCTGTTATGCTTGTGAAGATCTTCCATGTATTGATGCTTGTGAGACCGAAGCCTTGCTTCCCCCTAAAGGGGATGTCTCTGAGGTTAAGCTGGGGATAGCAAAAGTAAACCCTCGGAAATGTACTGCTTCTCAGGGGTGTAATGCCTGTGTGTCAAAGTGCCCAACGTCTGCAATTACCATGGATTTTTCGGTATTTGCGTTATCCGTCAATGAAGAGGTATGTGTAGGTTGTGGTATTTGTGAATATATTTGTGGCAGTGTGAATGATCGAATTGCCATCAAAGTCATGCCGATAAGGACTTTTCAATAG
- a CDS encoding WD40 repeat domain-containing protein, producing the protein MDHMNISSVDIEPTHENLEPLPAPPPPIDAIPYWKAGVQEVKTFRGHTQGVWSVSYSPDGLTLASGGSDRYLRLWEIETGRLVRSLRGHTQDIRQVAYSPDGSIIATGSEDRTIRIWNPQTGETTRLLFTRYDHAVCSISFSPDGLMLARAGQNKDIKIWEVTTGTELMTLLGKDQYDHHWTVCTAFSPDGIHLVGGSDIGKLKLYEVLPSGEEKMICNGHWRDEPDDEETEQRGFFVDEHGGFQKPMEYWVGAITFSQDGSQVITGGRDATIKYFDMPDMKESRTLKGHKEWIRCLILSPDGKMVVSASDDHTIKMWDVATGRQVQTLKGHAGPVRGISFSPDGRYLASASFDRTVRLWKGGDD; encoded by the coding sequence ATGGATCACATGAATATATCCTCGGTTGACATTGAACCAACCCATGAGAATCTAGAGCCACTTCCAGCGCCACCTCCACCGATTGATGCCATTCCTTATTGGAAGGCAGGAGTCCAAGAGGTGAAAACATTCCGAGGACATACTCAAGGCGTCTGGAGCGTTTCCTATTCTCCGGATGGACTCACCCTAGCCAGCGGCGGCAGTGATCGTTACCTTCGCCTTTGGGAAATTGAAACTGGACGTCTCGTTCGATCTCTACGAGGTCATACCCAAGATATTCGACAGGTGGCCTATAGCCCAGATGGCAGTATTATTGCGACGGGCAGCGAAGATCGGACGATCCGAATTTGGAATCCCCAAACTGGAGAAACCACACGGCTTCTCTTTACACGATACGATCATGCTGTATGCAGCATCTCTTTTTCCCCTGACGGATTAATGTTAGCACGCGCCGGACAAAACAAGGATATCAAAATTTGGGAAGTTACGACGGGAACGGAGCTCATGACTCTGCTCGGCAAAGACCAATATGACCACCACTGGACCGTCTGTACGGCATTTTCCCCGGATGGCATTCATTTGGTGGGTGGAAGCGACATTGGAAAATTGAAATTATATGAAGTGCTTCCAAGTGGCGAAGAAAAAATGATTTGCAATGGTCATTGGCGGGACGAGCCAGATGATGAAGAAACCGAGCAACGTGGATTCTTTGTTGATGAACATGGAGGTTTTCAAAAGCCTATGGAATATTGGGTCGGAGCCATCACCTTTTCCCAAGACGGCAGCCAAGTGATTACTGGGGGACGGGATGCGACCATCAAATACTTTGATATGCCCGATATGAAAGAATCCCGCACGCTCAAAGGACATAAGGAATGGATTCGGTGCCTTATACTATCCCCCGATGGGAAAATGGTGGTAAGCGCCAGCGATGACCACACTATTAAAATGTGGGATGTGGCAACCGGACGGCAAGTTCAAACACTCAAAGGGCATGCAGGACCGGTTCGAGGAATTTCTTTCTCTCCCGATGGACGCTATTTAGCTAGCGCCTCTTTCGATCGAACCGTTCGACTTTGGAAGGGCGGCGATGACTAA
- a CDS encoding multiheme c-type cytochrome: MPKLLPSLRWILGLPVVIAVASLALGLPHAETLAAKKSPDKPLEKAFPHSQKCKRCHLRVFEEWEASAQSRSIISAPFRVSLERYRATTSDKEGSMCFRCHAPSVLEYPDHAGVFIKEIESGDPKLDGVGCAQCHLISEVDPNQHPPHPTYQLDRTVFGSYKNPEENLAHQSVQLPLYSQSQFCVTCHENLPGFEKILPKLLGAWEESKTQKAGKNCQSCHMPEEFGESANGERNRKIANHSFPGRFGKVRADAVKLEVETEVKGQTSEVKVTIQSLVPHNLPLPHPGWSRVEIDLTILGKNLRKVYTEQRYYERVFGDKDGNPTVFDFEAVKVLKENVLTPEEKRVENFTFPTPKDAPSMDVIVTLTYAPIHGDEEFVKEVEQRAALGKKDRAFKPVQIVRFKENVKLTGQE; the protein is encoded by the coding sequence ATGCCAAAACTTTTGCCTTCCTTACGTTGGATACTTGGCCTCCCGGTCGTGATCGCGGTGGCGAGCCTCGCTCTAGGACTTCCTCACGCAGAAACCCTAGCGGCAAAAAAGAGTCCTGACAAACCTCTGGAGAAAGCCTTTCCTCATTCACAGAAGTGCAAACGGTGTCACCTTCGGGTGTTTGAAGAATGGGAAGCCTCGGCTCAATCCCGGTCCATCATCAGTGCCCCCTTCCGTGTGTCGTTAGAACGATATCGTGCGACGACTTCCGATAAGGAAGGCTCCATGTGTTTTCGATGCCATGCACCCAGCGTCTTAGAATATCCAGACCATGCTGGAGTGTTTATCAAAGAAATTGAATCTGGCGATCCCAAGTTGGATGGAGTGGGTTGTGCGCAATGTCATCTCATCAGCGAGGTGGACCCGAATCAGCATCCTCCGCATCCGACCTATCAATTAGATCGGACGGTGTTTGGAAGTTATAAAAATCCGGAAGAAAATTTGGCTCATCAGTCTGTGCAGCTTCCCTTATATAGTCAATCGCAATTTTGCGTGACCTGCCATGAGAATTTACCTGGTTTTGAAAAGATACTTCCGAAATTATTAGGGGCCTGGGAAGAATCCAAGACACAAAAGGCGGGGAAGAATTGTCAGTCGTGTCATATGCCTGAAGAGTTTGGCGAATCGGCGAATGGTGAACGCAATCGTAAAATCGCCAATCATAGCTTCCCTGGGCGATTCGGAAAAGTTCGAGCTGATGCCGTAAAATTGGAAGTTGAGACTGAAGTCAAGGGGCAGACATCTGAAGTCAAGGTCACGATTCAAAGCTTAGTGCCCCATAATTTGCCCTTGCCGCATCCTGGATGGTCTCGAGTGGAAATCGATCTCACGATACTTGGGAAAAATTTGCGAAAAGTGTACACCGAGCAGCGATACTATGAACGCGTGTTTGGCGATAAAGATGGAAACCCCACGGTGTTTGATTTTGAAGCCGTCAAAGTCTTGAAAGAGAATGTCTTGACTCCTGAAGAGAAACGAGTAGAAAATTTTACGTTTCCTACCCCAAAAGATGCGCCTTCCATGGATGTCATTGTGACGCTGACCTATGCCCCTATCCATGGCGACGAAGAATTTGTGAAGGAGGTTGAGCAGCGTGCCGCCTTGGGAAAGAAAGATCGAGCCTTTAAACCCGTGCAGATTGTGCGGTTTAAGGAAAATGTAAAGTTGACTGGTCAAGAATAA